From a region of the Helianthus annuus cultivar XRQ/B chromosome 5, HanXRQr2.0-SUNRISE, whole genome shotgun sequence genome:
- the LOC110940179 gene encoding protein GLUTAMINE DUMPER 2 has protein sequence MSLHTTSSTTPSSPVIVHRSPWHSPVPYLFGGLAAMLSLIAFALLILACSYSKYAGHQENSDEGEQDLESGVSKPDNDNKESPLVFEEKFLVIMAGEAKPTFLATPVSSRASSFTCCSCHSNSKEKTSNSEEEMMEENEKEKEGSSDQQP, from the coding sequence ATGTCTCTACACACCACTTCTTCTACTACCCCCTCGTCACCGGTGATTGTTCACCGGTCACCGTGGCACTCACCAGTGCCATACCTCTTTGGCGGCCTAGCCGCCATGCTGAGCCTCATTGCTTTTGCTCTCTTGATCCTCGCGTGCTCCTACTCCAAGTACGCGGGGCATCAAGAGAACAGCGATGAAGGCGAACAAGACCTTGAGAGTGGTGTCTCAAAACCCGACAACGATAATAAAGAATCACCACTTGTTTTTGAAGAGAAGTTTCTTGTAATCATGGCCGGAGAGGCGAAACCTACGTTTCTAGCAACACCGGTTTCTAGCAGGGCCTCTTCGTTCACTTGTTGCAGTTGTCACAGCAACTCCAAGGAGAAAACATCGAATTCCGAAGAGGAAATGATGGAGGAGAATGAAAAGGAGAAAGAGGGGAGTAGTGATCAACAACCTTAA
- the LOC110940180 gene encoding protein GLUTAMINE DUMPER 3: MKATATVAPPSPKAFRLSPWHTPVPYFFGALAVLLGLIALALLMLACSYGNLDGDIENDGDRDRDLEAGDSKPDNRDQIIVLEEKYVVIMAGKDTPTFLATPVSTIASSFGGCTCNCRSNSTEKSLEEEEKEKERSSDHP, translated from the coding sequence ATGAAAGCAACTGCCACCGTGGCTCCGCCGTCGCCAAAGGCCTTCCGGCTGTCGCCATGGCACACGCCGGTGCCATACTTCTTCGGAGCACTCGCGGTGTTGTTGGGTCTAATTGCTTTAGCTCTCTTGATGTTGGCATGCTCCTATGGAAATCTTGACGGCGATATCGAGAACGATGGGGACCGAGATAGAGACCTCGAGGCTGGAGATTCCAAACCCGATAATCGCGATCAAATCATAGTTCTCGAAGAGAAGTATGTTGTGATCATGGCGGGGAAAGATACACCAACTTTTTTGGCAACTCCGGTTTCAACCATAGCGTCGTCATTTGGAGGGTGTACTTGTAATTGCCGGAGTAACTCGACGGAGAAATCGTTAGAGGAGGAGGAGAAAGAGAAAGAGCGGAGTAGTGATCATCCATAA